TCCGAGTTCCCCCTCAAGTTGTATATTCGGCATTGATCTTTATATATTCATACGACAGATCGGATGTGTAAATAGTCGTTTCCGCCTGCCCCATCCCGATATCTATATCGATATCGATCTCGTGTTCAGACATCTTTCTCCGCATTTCCTTATCGTCCACGGGCAGTGTTTTCCCCGTATCGAAAAGCAGTGTGCCATTAATGGAAATGGTCACGAGATTCTCATCGATGGGAATCCCCGAATATCCCGATGCACAGATTATCCGGCCCCAATTGGGGTCACTTCCGAAACAGGCGGTCTTGACAAGGGGCGAATTTGCGATTGCAATTCCCACCCGCCGGGCATCATCCCTGCCTGCCGCCCCGGTAACCCTCACCGTAATAAATCGTGTCGCCCCTTCGCCGTCCCGTACAATCGCTTTTGCCATGCGGAGACAAATCTCGGTCAGGCCATCGGTGAAGGCATCGAACGCCTTCGAGCGGCTCCTGAGCACGGCATTACCGGCTTTACCGCTGGCAAGCATGAAAACAGTGTCACTGGTCGACATATCCCCGTCAACTGTAATACAGTTGAAACTTACATCCACAGCCTGACGGAGCGCTTTTCTCAGCGAGGACGGTTCAATGGCGACATCGGTTGTTATAAAGCAGAACATGGTGGCTATATCGGGACAAATCATTCCAGACCCTTTTGCAATCGCACCGATTCTTACCGGAACATCCGCGACATCGATTTCTATCGCGGTCTCCTTGGGGACGGTATCGGTTGTCATGATCGCCCGGGCAGCCAAACCGCTTCCATTACGGGAAAGTCCGGCAACAGCGTGCGGAATTCCTTTCATGACCTTCTCGATGGGGAACGGCCTTCCGATGACCCCCGTGGAAGCCACAAGGATTTCCGATGATTCGCATCCAAGCATACGAGCGGTCTCCCCGGTCATGGCAACCGCAGCCGCAATGCCATCCTCGCCGTTGCAGACATTGGCATTTCCGCTGTTTGCCACTATGGCGCGGGCCACCCCATGTTTGACATTCTCGCGGCTGACAATAACGGGAGCGCCCTTAATTCTGTTTGACGTGAACATGCCCGCGCATGATGCAGGAACATCGGAAGCAAT
This DNA window, taken from bacterium, encodes the following:
- the argJ gene encoding bifunctional glutamate N-acetyltransferase/amino-acid acetyltransferase ArgJ; translated protein: MKDIEGGVTAPAGFKAGTAECGIKTACRPDLMVIASDVPASCAGMFTSNRIKGAPVIVSRENVKHGVARAIVANSGNANVCNGEDGIAAAVAMTGETARMLGCESSEILVASTGVIGRPFPIEKVMKGIPHAVAGLSRNGSGLAARAIMTTDTVPKETAIEIDVADVPVRIGAIAKGSGMICPDIATMFCFITTDVAIEPSSLRKALRQAVDVSFNCITVDGDMSTSDTVFMLASGKAGNAVLRSRSKAFDAFTDGLTEICLRMAKAIVRDGEGATRFITVRVTGAAGRDDARRVGIAIANSPLVKTACFGSDPNWGRIICASGYSGIPIDENLVTISINGTLLFDTGKTLPVDDKEMRRKMSEHEIDIDIDIGMGQAETTIYTSDLSYEYIKINAEYTT